The Candidatus Palauibacter australiensis region CCCCCGGAGTACTCGCAGGATCGAACGCGATCCCCCGCCACGTCAACCTCATCGGCGGGCCGGCGCAGCGACGTGTGCGACCCGAAGAAACATCTGGAAGCAGCAGCTAGAGAGGGTGGATCGAGTGGCCGCTGGACCGCTTCTTCCCCATACTCCGCCACGGCTTCACCGGTGGCGACAACGAGGGTGGCTACAGACGAGGGACGGGAGAATGACAACGGAACGTGAAGGATCGAAACGGACCCCCGGATCGCCGCGTGGAGGGGCGCTGTCGGCCACCGCGGCACTTGCCGCAACCCTCCTCGGCTGCGGTTCTCCCTCGGGGGGCGACGTGGCCCCGCTCCGTTTCGCCGTCGCCAGCTACCAGCACGAGACCTGCACCTTCTGCCCCGGCGGCGACACCGAAGTCGATGACTGGCTTCGCTTCAGCGAGCCGGTTTCCGGGGACGCGCTGCTCGGCGCCGGCGACTACATCGGCGGCTTCGTCCAACGGGCCGGCGAGCTCGGGGACATCGACCTCGTGCCGCTCACCTCGCCGCTCGGCGTCTTCGGGGGCTCGTCGCGCAGCTGGAACACGCGGGAGACCTTCGAGCATTTCCTCGACGCCATGCTGGCCGAACTGGAGGCGCAGCTGCCGGTCGACGGGGTCTTTCTCGCGCTGCACGGGGCGATGGCCGTGCGGGACGTCCCCCGCCCCGAAGCCGAGATCGCCCGCCGGTTCCGGGAGCTCGTCGGCCCGGACGTCCCGATCGCCGCGACCTTCGACCTCCACGGCAACGAGGACGGCGAGTTCCTCGAGCACGCCGACTTCTCCTTCGTAACCAAGCGCTTCCCCCACTACGACTCGTACATCCAGGGAGAACGCGCGGCCCGCGCCCTGCGGCTCGCCGCGCGGGGCGAATACGAGCCCACGACCGCCACCCGCAAACCCGGCGTCATCACCGCCACCGTGCTGCAGTGGACCGGCCAGTCTCCCGCGATGGACATCATGGAGCGCGCGCGGCGCTGGGAGGCGCGCGAGCACGACGCCTACGTGAGCGTCTTCTTCGGCTATCCCTGGTCGGACGTGCCCGACGTGGGCGCCACCATCCAGGTCATGACCAACGGGGACCAGGCGCTCGCGGACCGGATCGCCGACGACATGGACGACTTCATGTGGCGCGTCCGCGAGGACTTCGCGCTCGGCAGCTTCCCCGGCCCCACCGAGGCCGCCCGGACCGTCGCGGGCGC contains the following coding sequences:
- a CDS encoding M81 family metallopeptidase encodes the protein MTTEREGSKRTPGSPRGGALSATAALAATLLGCGSPSGGDVAPLRFAVASYQHETCTFCPGGDTEVDDWLRFSEPVSGDALLGAGDYIGGFVQRAGELGDIDLVPLTSPLGVFGGSSRSWNTRETFEHFLDAMLAELEAQLPVDGVFLALHGAMAVRDVPRPEAEIARRFRELVGPDVPIAATFDLHGNEDGEFLEHADFSFVTKRFPHYDSYIQGERAARALRLAARGEYEPTTATRKPGVITATVLQWTGQSPAMDIMERARRWEAREHDAYVSVFFGYPWSDVPDVGATIQVMTNGDQALADRIADDMDDFMWRVREDFALGSFPGPTEAARTVAGAISRGETPVAVGDYSDRPGDATHILSAFEAAGIGRVLYGTITSPATLDALAAADARPGDPFDQEIGGFTPSGGSPHRVTGTLEYFGEGFGYDRIAAISFGDGNVVFLTPAYEQVLYPDEFRFGTIDPADYDVFVVKSRIHFRRGFDETGYAPTVLVVEAPGPFVGTVFLDALPYEHVDLSGLYPFGVPENRR